In Nicotiana tabacum cultivar K326 chromosome 11, ASM71507v2, whole genome shotgun sequence, a single window of DNA contains:
- the LOC142165784 gene encoding uncharacterized protein LOC142165784, which produces MGYHMRWSLCSNQGTRETSIFNGKTSKEYTEADKKVVEKNFRAKKILVCGIGPEEYNRISICDTTKEIWKALQTTHEGTTQVKQSKIDMLTTENKLVRKILSILPSPWESKVNAITKSKDLQELTIEELIGNLKTYELKRKIDSERREPKKERNLVLKTDNNDSSEEDSDMAYLTKRFQKMVRRNGEMLKRDSSNRSKNYDLCYNKNSPKNYYEKTAKTNQVPFKDFKRKRSADNMMRQALTAWGDSSSDSEDEPNTGDSSMMVVEGEEIEYDSTFALDDGNKEDRDSLSLELGESEQHRDDLVAVVIDHKKTIEIFRKEKDDLLAKITDLRETIVKSWTKSKPKNSGKGKEIASEEHIRLENEVKTMRIRMCAEIEKKQATPN; this is translated from the exons ATGGGATATCATATGCGATGGTCCTTATGTTCCAACCAAGGTACTAGAGAAACTTCCATTTTCAATGGCAAAACCAGCAAAGAGTACACTGAAGCAGACAAGAAAGTtgtggagaagaattttcgtgccaagaaaattctAGTATGTGGAATAGGACCTGAAGAGTACAATAGAATCTCCATATGCGATACTACCAAGGAGATATGGAAAGCTTTGCAAACAACTCATGAGGGAACCACACAAGTAAAACAGTCTAAGATTGATATGCTCACTaccga aaACAAGCTAGTGAGGAAAATTCTCAGCATTCTGCCTAGCCcttgggaaagcaaagtgaaTGCTATTACTAAATCAAAGGACTTAcaggagctgaccatagaagagTTGATCGGAAATTTGAAGACCTACGAGttgaagaggaagatagacagtgaaagaagagaaccaaagaaggaaaGGAACCTGGTACTTAAAACTGATAACAATGATTCAAGTGAGGAAGACAGTGACATGGCTTACTTAACTAAAAGGtttcagaagatggtcagaagGAATGGAGAAATGCTAAAAAGAGACAGCTCTAACAGATCAAAGAACTATGACCTTTGTTACAA CAAGAATTCTCCCAAGAACTACTATGAGAAAACAGCTAAGACAAACCAGGTGCCTTTCAAGGACTTCAAGAGAAAAAGGTCAGCTGACAATATGATGAGACAGGCTCTTACAGCATGGGGGGATTCCTCTAGTGATTCTGAAGATGAACCTAATACTggtgatagttccatgatggTAGTTGAAGGTGAGGAGATTGAATATGACTCAACTTTTGCTTTGGACGATGGCAACaaagag GATAGGGATTCTTTGAGCTTAGAATTAGGAGAATCTGAACAACATAGAGACGACTTAGTGGCTGTAGTTATTGACCATAAGAAAACCATTGAAATCTTTAGAAAAGAAAAGGATGATCTTTTGGCAAAAATTACAGACCTAAGGGAAACAATAGTGAAATCATGGACTAAGTCAAAACCTAAAAATTCTGGAAAGGGAAAGGAGATAGCCAGTGaggaacacattaggcttgaaaatgaggTGAAAACTATGAGAATTAGGATGTgtgctgaaattgagaaaaaacaaGCAACTCCAAACTGA